A window of the Natronomonas salina genome harbors these coding sequences:
- a CDS encoding restriction endonuclease, protein MAVLDELSGYEFEDLMEDVFRELGYENVRQADRTADEGRDIMMEEVVDGTRRAIVVECKHTATVGRPVLQKLHSAVATFDFDGPKRGMIATTGRFTNPAQEYAEALRRNDDPYPIELLDGTDLRSVADEIGLDLYNGRIEILCDETLRPHDSTNPVSAPLKETFADVENIDSDALPEPHTAVTFRPVVAVTADTNAVFETSVGVIHRINDRNRVVVHAEPGRPSVADSDVANLVFRNRNATVKLEDDSFTSVFDEVETRRFGKTQTEYKDWSVEQLQDHHRTTVRYTGDNNVTYTKTCEPNRSDISVQSIEPVYLPQVRQEVTLQEYDYPYEYFAAGPSRVTIADGVHRCVHCDTSGGSETYTYCENCGSISCERHTKTERLEGEPICTGCAVTETFMFSTKYFYDEANLDAFRGVYAEMPIHEKAMENPKLMAGVALLLFGSLFALLTVAGIV, encoded by the coding sequence ATGGCCGTTCTAGACGAACTCTCGGGCTACGAGTTCGAGGACCTCATGGAAGACGTCTTCCGCGAACTCGGCTACGAGAACGTCCGGCAGGCTGACCGGACGGCCGACGAGGGGCGGGACATCATGATGGAAGAGGTCGTCGACGGGACCCGTCGAGCGATTGTCGTCGAATGCAAACACACTGCCACCGTTGGCCGGCCGGTCCTCCAGAAGCTCCACTCGGCAGTCGCGACGTTCGACTTCGACGGCCCGAAACGCGGGATGATCGCGACCACCGGCCGGTTCACGAACCCTGCCCAGGAGTACGCAGAAGCATTACGACGCAACGACGACCCGTATCCGATCGAACTCCTCGATGGCACCGATCTCCGCTCGGTCGCCGACGAGATCGGTCTCGACCTCTACAACGGCCGCATCGAGATCCTCTGTGACGAGACTCTCCGACCGCACGATTCGACGAACCCCGTCTCGGCGCCACTCAAGGAAACCTTCGCGGACGTCGAGAACATCGACTCCGATGCCCTCCCAGAACCGCATACAGCAGTGACGTTCCGGCCTGTCGTTGCCGTGACGGCCGACACGAACGCGGTCTTCGAGACGTCGGTCGGCGTCATCCACCGAATCAATGACCGGAATCGCGTGGTCGTCCACGCCGAACCAGGCCGGCCATCGGTCGCCGACAGCGACGTCGCCAACCTCGTCTTCCGAAACCGCAACGCGACGGTCAAACTCGAGGACGACAGCTTCACGTCCGTCTTCGACGAGGTCGAAACGCGGCGCTTCGGGAAGACCCAGACCGAGTACAAAGACTGGTCCGTCGAGCAGTTACAGGACCATCACCGGACCACCGTACGGTACACCGGCGACAACAACGTGACGTACACCAAGACCTGCGAACCGAACCGTTCGGATATCTCGGTTCAATCAATCGAACCGGTATACCTGCCGCAGGTACGTCAGGAAGTGACCCTCCAGGAATACGACTACCCCTACGAGTACTTCGCTGCCGGGCCATCCAGAGTCACAATTGCCGACGGCGTCCACCGGTGCGTCCATTGCGACACCTCCGGCGGAAGCGAGACGTACACCTACTGCGAGAACTGCGGGAGTATCAGCTGCGAACGCCACACGAAAACCGAGCGACTGGAAGGGGAGCCGATCTGTACGGGCTGTGCAGTAACGGAGACGTTCATGTTCAGCACGAAGTACTTCTACGACGAGGCGAACCTGGATGCCTTCCGCGGGGTCTACGCCGAGATGCCGATCCACGAGAAGGCGATGGAGAACCCCAAGCTCATGGCTGGCGTCGCCCTGCTGCTGTTCGGAAGTCTGTTCGCCCTCCTCACCGTGGCCGGCATCGTCTGA
- a CDS encoding enoyl-CoA hydratase/isomerase family protein, producing the protein MDAATAADWGLLNRVVPSGEHVDAARELAETIASKSPMAVQMGKTAFYEMADMDYHDAIEYSNERFAAVCATDDAREGIAAFLDGDPFDADEWPGE; encoded by the coding sequence ATCGACGCCGCGACGGCGGCGGACTGGGGACTACTCAACCGCGTCGTCCCGTCAGGCGAACACGTCGATGCCGCACGAGAACTTGCGGAGACGATCGCCTCGAAGAGCCCGATGGCCGTCCAGATGGGCAAGACAGCCTTCTACGAGATGGCCGACATGGACTACCACGATGCCATCGAGTACTCCAACGAGCGATTCGCGGCCGTCTGCGCGACCGACGACGCACGCGAAGGGATCGCCGCGTTCCTGGACGGCGACCCATTTGACGCCGACGAGTGGCCCGGCGAGTAA
- a CDS encoding right-handed parallel beta-helix repeat-containing protein yields MNADVQIYGNGHTLEGPGDGDTVGIRAESGSVRIFDITLTSWDGIAIEHIRGEFRIEDSVVRNNGDGYLRKRRAVTDIQNVEFTNNDGTGVATRYSKGFRAHDIVASNNGGTGISLWGGGNAVVTSSEFNNNDGNGLLIGDRVTAELSNVEVNGNDHSGLTISSSQYAVRVSMDDSSITNNGGDGINGLSGLTDEFKRQITLENVNIQGNDGKTITAYDPSDTELEHGTLVEATDVTLDGGLTVDFDQQFVTLGTKPVEGATTDALNITGNDSTAITTEFHVGADTGELWLRADGEWENHGEYGTSNGAFQETLGEGAWIANAVTQESGSSTPSGTPAPESVDTPESTPGVQPNNPSSPAPGAGAPRTPGSEDPTTPPTDTDTPRSGTSPPSPTPGDGTDDPGTGGSNASTDDSGESSPGDGTGFTGLAALIALLSTTLLVRRQR; encoded by the coding sequence GTGAATGCGGACGTCCAGATTTATGGGAACGGCCACACCTTGGAAGGACCCGGTGACGGCGATACGGTCGGGATACGAGCGGAGAGCGGTTCAGTCCGTATCTTCGACATCACTCTCACGAGCTGGGATGGAATAGCTATCGAACATATCCGTGGTGAATTCCGCATCGAGGACTCCGTCGTTCGAAATAACGGGGACGGGTATCTCCGAAAACGGAGGGCTGTGACAGACATACAGAACGTCGAATTCACGAACAACGACGGAACCGGAGTAGCGACTCGATATTCTAAGGGATTCCGTGCACACGACATCGTCGCCTCCAATAACGGTGGGACAGGAATCAGCCTCTGGGGTGGCGGGAACGCAGTCGTGACAAGCTCCGAATTCAACAATAACGACGGCAACGGACTTCTCATAGGCGACCGGGTCACCGCTGAGCTATCTAATGTCGAAGTTAACGGCAACGACCACTCCGGACTAACAATCTCCAGTTCGCAATACGCCGTGAGAGTTTCCATGGACGACAGTTCGATCACCAACAACGGCGGAGACGGCATCAACGGATTATCCGGCCTGACAGACGAATTCAAACGGCAAATCACACTGGAGAACGTCAACATCCAAGGCAACGATGGGAAGACAATCACCGCATACGATCCGAGCGATACCGAACTCGAACACGGGACACTCGTGGAAGCCACGGATGTTACACTCGACGGTGGCCTCACAGTAGACTTCGACCAACAGTTCGTTACGCTCGGCACTAAACCAGTCGAAGGCGCAACTACCGACGCACTGAACATCACTGGTAACGACTCTACCGCAATCACGACCGAGTTCCACGTGGGGGCTGACACAGGAGAATTGTGGCTTAGAGCCGATGGTGAGTGGGAGAATCACGGCGAGTACGGGACGAGCAATGGTGCCTTCCAAGAGACGCTCGGCGAGGGCGCGTGGATAGCCAACGCAGTCACGCAAGAATCCGGTTCCTCGACACCCAGTGGAACCCCGGCTCCCGAATCGGTCGACACGCCAGAATCCACACCCGGAGTACAACCCAATAATCCCAGCAGTCCAGCCCCGGGTGCGGGTGCGCCAAGGACTCCCGGCTCCGAGGACCCCACTACACCACCAACCGACACCGATACACCCCGATCTGGGACATCACCCCCCTCGCCAACACCAGGTGACGGGACTGACGACCCGGGGACGGGTGGCTCGAATGCGAGTACAGATGACTCGGGGGAGTCCTCACCGGGCGACGGGACAGGGTTCACTGGACTGGCAGCCCTCATCGCTCTCCTGAGCACGACGCTCCTGGTGAGAAGGCAACGATAA
- a CDS encoding tyrosine-type recombinase/integrase, which translates to MDLEPIEPQAAVELYLADREREVASSTLRSHRSRLQFFVKWCEEEGITNLNELTGRDLNEYRIWRRNDGDLAPASENCQMDTLRVFLRWLESIEGVPKDFHENVWSPAIDRTDEARDVMLDPEDAEEVLSYLETYYYASLDHVLLSLLWQTMMRRGAAHGLDVRDYHREDQCLEILHRPETDTPIKNGQRGERLIALTGWQCSLLDDWLQDRRPDVADEHGRRPLLATAQGRIATSTIGKKCYQWTRPCVYSNDCPHDRDPDDCEAMDTGHASKCPSSVSSHPFRRGSITHHLNEEIPETAVGDRANVSQDVLERHYDQRTKREKMEQRRQYLDRL; encoded by the coding sequence ATGGACCTCGAACCGATCGAACCCCAGGCGGCAGTTGAACTGTACCTCGCGGATCGAGAACGCGAAGTCGCCAGTAGTACCCTGCGGTCCCATCGGTCGCGGCTCCAGTTCTTCGTCAAGTGGTGTGAGGAGGAGGGCATCACGAACCTGAACGAGTTGACCGGTCGCGACCTCAACGAGTACCGGATCTGGCGCCGAAATGACGGCGACCTGGCACCCGCGAGTGAGAACTGCCAGATGGATACGCTTCGCGTGTTCCTCCGATGGCTCGAATCGATCGAGGGCGTCCCGAAGGATTTCCACGAGAACGTCTGGTCGCCCGCCATCGACAGGACTGACGAGGCTCGGGACGTGATGCTGGACCCCGAGGACGCAGAAGAGGTTCTCTCGTATCTCGAGACGTACTACTACGCATCGCTCGACCACGTGTTGCTCTCCTTGCTGTGGCAAACGATGATGCGACGCGGCGCTGCGCATGGGCTCGATGTGCGTGACTATCATCGAGAGGACCAGTGCCTCGAGATCCTCCACCGGCCGGAGACTGACACGCCGATCAAGAACGGCCAGCGCGGCGAACGGCTCATCGCGCTCACGGGCTGGCAGTGCAGCTTGCTCGACGACTGGCTCCAGGATCGCCGGCCGGACGTGGCGGACGAGCATGGGCGACGGCCATTACTTGCGACAGCCCAGGGTCGGATCGCGACGTCGACCATCGGGAAGAAATGCTACCAGTGGACCCGTCCCTGTGTCTACAGCAACGATTGTCCCCACGACCGTGATCCAGATGATTGCGAGGCGATGGATACCGGCCATGCATCGAAATGCCCCTCGAGTGTGAGTTCACATCCGTTCCGCCGCGGTAGCATCACACACCACCTGAACGAAGAAATCCCCGAAACAGCAGTCGGTGATCGAGCCAACGTCAGCCAGGACGTTCTTGAACGGCACTACGACCAGCGGACAAAGCGCGAGAAAATGGAACAGCGACGGCAGTACCTCGATCGGCTCTAG
- a CDS encoding MFS transporter encodes MDEDPTGDTAGSEIPWHSAVFYVIISSSLIGVMGVSLISPLLPELRPVFGISDAAVGLFITAYSIPGIFITPFIGYAADRIGRKWVLVPLLFTFGIAGAGIAFTTNLYVALGLRFLQGIGATALVMLAVTLIGDIYEGNRRDTLIGMNGSMIGIGAAFYPLLGGALATLRWSVPFLFFGIAIPVGILALIALDGATGASEVQLSTYITRIYGVVQLPEALALFAAMFLAVFIYYGAVVTALPLLLSDEFGLTSSAIGLILAVAALANAVTSSLYGRISKRRTAPELISLGFVAFGSGLLLVWRSSTTGSIAIALLAFGIGLGLALPSIDMKVVTLVSEDLRAGMMGMRTSMLRLGQTIGAVGFTFVAETFFVSTVDGYRSLMLAAGILVTGTGGLLYIIFRN; translated from the coding sequence ATGGACGAAGACCCGACCGGAGACACAGCTGGGTCGGAAATCCCGTGGCACTCGGCCGTCTTCTATGTCATCATCTCCAGTTCGTTGATCGGTGTCATGGGCGTATCACTGATCAGCCCACTGCTCCCCGAACTTCGCCCGGTTTTCGGTATCTCAGATGCAGCAGTCGGCCTCTTCATCACCGCCTATTCGATCCCTGGCATCTTCATTACCCCCTTCATCGGATACGCAGCCGACCGAATCGGTCGCAAGTGGGTGCTGGTCCCACTCCTCTTCACGTTCGGCATCGCAGGCGCTGGCATCGCCTTCACGACGAATCTGTACGTGGCATTAGGGCTGCGGTTCCTCCAAGGCATCGGGGCCACCGCACTCGTGATGCTCGCGGTCACCCTGATCGGTGATATCTACGAGGGGAATCGCCGCGATACCCTCATCGGCATGAACGGCAGTATGATCGGCATTGGTGCAGCCTTCTATCCGCTACTCGGTGGTGCCCTCGCAACGCTACGTTGGAGTGTCCCATTCCTCTTCTTCGGGATTGCCATCCCCGTTGGGATTCTCGCATTGATAGCGTTAGACGGGGCAACAGGTGCGTCAGAGGTGCAGCTCTCTACGTACATCACCCGGATCTATGGCGTGGTTCAGCTGCCGGAAGCACTCGCGCTCTTCGCGGCGATGTTCTTGGCGGTGTTCATCTACTATGGTGCCGTGGTCACGGCGTTGCCGCTGCTGTTGAGTGACGAGTTCGGATTGACCTCTTCAGCAATCGGGTTGATACTGGCCGTCGCAGCGCTGGCGAATGCCGTCACGTCGTCGCTGTACGGGCGGATCTCCAAACGTCGGACCGCCCCGGAGTTGATCTCGTTGGGATTCGTCGCCTTCGGCTCGGGCTTGCTTCTCGTCTGGCGGTCGTCTACGACAGGGTCGATAGCGATCGCGTTACTCGCCTTCGGTATCGGGCTCGGGCTCGCGTTGCCGTCCATTGATATGAAGGTGGTCACGCTTGTCTCGGAGGATCTTCGTGCTGGGATGATGGGGATGCGAACCAGTATGCTCCGTCTTGGACAGACGATCGGGGCGGTCGGCTTCACGTTCGTTGCTGAGACATTCTTCGTGAGCACCGTTGACGGATATCGGTCACTGATGCTCGCTGCTGGAATACTTGTAACCGGTACAGGCGGACTTCTCTATATCATATTTCGCAACTAA
- a CDS encoding PD-(D/E)XK nuclease family protein encodes MPTALEDRLEDLKNHLDILPEAKAPPPSILEVLGRSHQEQDWQRLLFHFLSPDESHGLGHELLDRFLTELSERDDLEYTFSRFDLEDVRVEQEVSTSRGRPDAVLWSNEEWFLCWELKIGSPEGSGQTQAYVDLDEFDGIGLSKNDVPEEGHYYLYLAPDGAAPPQADEFVPISWEWVVSILQSFLAESHGEYPARTTAQLNDFIGTIRSELTMTEYEENLQEKAKLYVDYYDEIAAAQDAFESQWADFTNNWGTRLAGTLDTAEVVDDPDIPDRYAAVEFGGGDGERDRWIFRQGMSDWGGILKDGWWRRTDTLSNTFVKPDNGEMAGVSLYHRLKQNRDLALEDGTLEIQFWHSSANSTEFRTAFNRNLAAREEELRSALPAVAELPSITKSKGNLFTTRYDIRQSGSDDFFQAYTETLEEAFLDLVVTQDEFVKIIDEVYAESFAMHQ; translated from the coding sequence GTGCCAACAGCGCTCGAAGATCGCCTCGAGGATCTCAAGAATCATCTTGACATCCTCCCCGAAGCGAAAGCGCCGCCCCCGTCAATTCTCGAGGTTCTCGGTCGCAGTCACCAGGAACAGGACTGGCAACGACTGCTCTTCCACTTTCTCTCACCAGACGAGTCGCATGGGCTCGGACACGAACTGTTGGATCGATTCCTCACTGAACTATCCGAACGCGACGATCTCGAGTACACGTTCTCCAGGTTCGATCTCGAGGATGTTCGAGTCGAGCAAGAGGTCAGTACTTCAAGAGGCCGTCCCGATGCAGTCCTCTGGAGTAACGAGGAGTGGTTCCTCTGTTGGGAACTCAAAATCGGCTCACCTGAGGGTAGCGGACAGACCCAGGCATACGTCGATCTGGACGAATTCGATGGAATCGGCCTCTCAAAGAACGACGTTCCGGAGGAAGGCCACTACTATCTCTACTTGGCGCCTGACGGCGCTGCCCCACCGCAGGCAGACGAATTCGTACCGATCTCGTGGGAGTGGGTCGTATCTATCCTCCAGTCGTTCCTTGCCGAGAGTCACGGCGAGTATCCCGCGCGAACGACAGCACAGCTCAATGACTTCATCGGGACGATCCGGAGTGAACTAACCATGACAGAATACGAGGAGAATCTCCAGGAGAAGGCGAAACTGTACGTCGATTATTACGACGAGATCGCAGCGGCGCAGGATGCATTCGAGAGTCAGTGGGCTGACTTCACGAACAATTGGGGGACACGGCTCGCGGGGACCCTGGACACAGCTGAGGTCGTCGACGACCCAGATATCCCGGACCGCTATGCAGCTGTGGAATTCGGCGGAGGGGACGGCGAGCGAGATCGATGGATCTTCCGACAGGGGATGTCTGACTGGGGTGGAATCCTGAAGGACGGCTGGTGGAGACGCACTGATACGCTATCGAACACCTTCGTCAAACCGGATAACGGTGAGATGGCCGGCGTGAGCCTCTACCATCGACTGAAGCAAAATCGCGACCTGGCTCTCGAGGACGGAACCCTGGAGATACAGTTCTGGCATTCCTCAGCGAATTCTACAGAGTTCAGGACGGCGTTCAACAGAAACCTCGCTGCCCGTGAAGAGGAGCTGAGAAGCGCTCTCCCGGCCGTGGCTGAATTGCCATCCATCACAAAATCCAAAGGAAATCTCTTCACAACGAGATACGACATTCGTCAGAGCGGTTCTGACGACTTCTTCCAGGCGTATACGGAGACGTTAGAGGAGGCGTTTCTTGATTTGGTAGTAACTCAGGATGAGTTTGTCAAAATCATCGACGAAGTCTACGCCGAATCGTTTGCTATGCATCAATAA
- a CDS encoding acyl-CoA dehydrogenase family protein gives MADPLDYSALERGRDCNYWEYDRALQRTVERRCDADGLEDLLSSFGELIGTTVTNNADVVEENPPELRTYDRNGERINEVDYHPAHLENERLVYEHGVIANRFSAPPGMDEPLSQVAHLAQFYLMDCSSSVGLSCPAAMTGGAAIVLEKFDDGTLDEYYDALTTREYDDLETGAMFLTEKQGGSDVGANEVRAEPTDDERIYELYGEKWFCSNIDSSAALVLARRPDAPAGTEGLSLFLFDRETTDGELNDMEYRRLKDKLGTKSVPTGEIEFEGAEASLVGEPERGFKYMSEMLNVERLYNAIGSIGGMGRSLLEAKVHTANREAFGGKLAEQPLMQRDLVNMAVDHEAAMAVTFEAAAQFGARERALKQGDEDHAAHALMRILIPVAKYKTARMAVDTATYAMEIRGGNGYVEEFVNPRLLRNAQVLPIWEGPSNIMALDVLRAMVSEQAHESLLTELETRLDEIDESALEATVETARDELDGLEDAFGTIATAGRDTAQFEAKELADYIFDVTAAVLLLERAEWSLERNDDAREALVAEWFIRRELQARDARGIAGRSRLSDHEFDAIIRFNPVTPGQVRPVSADD, from the coding sequence ATGGCAGACCCACTCGATTATTCTGCGCTCGAACGTGGGCGGGACTGTAACTACTGGGAGTACGACCGGGCGCTCCAGCGGACGGTCGAACGACGGTGCGACGCTGACGGCCTCGAAGACCTCCTCTCGTCGTTCGGGGAACTGATCGGAACCACTGTCACGAACAACGCCGACGTAGTCGAGGAGAATCCACCTGAACTCCGGACGTACGACCGGAACGGCGAGCGGATCAACGAGGTCGACTACCATCCTGCCCACCTGGAGAATGAACGACTCGTCTACGAACACGGCGTGATCGCCAACCGGTTCTCGGCACCACCAGGCATGGACGAACCCCTCTCGCAGGTCGCCCACCTCGCCCAGTTCTATCTCATGGACTGCAGTTCGAGCGTCGGACTCAGCTGTCCAGCGGCGATGACCGGCGGCGCCGCGATCGTCCTCGAGAAGTTCGACGACGGGACGCTGGACGAGTACTACGACGCGCTGACGACGCGTGAGTACGACGACCTGGAGACCGGCGCAATGTTCCTTACTGAGAAGCAGGGTGGCTCGGACGTCGGCGCCAACGAGGTTCGCGCAGAACCGACAGATGACGAGAGGATCTACGAATTGTACGGCGAGAAGTGGTTCTGCTCGAATATCGACTCCAGTGCAGCGCTAGTGCTTGCCCGCCGTCCGGACGCCCCAGCCGGCACCGAGGGGCTCTCGCTGTTCCTATTCGACCGAGAGACGACCGACGGCGAGTTGAACGATATGGAGTATCGTCGGCTCAAGGACAAACTCGGCACGAAGAGCGTCCCGACCGGCGAGATCGAATTCGAAGGCGCAGAGGCGTCTCTCGTCGGCGAACCCGAGCGGGGCTTCAAGTACATGTCCGAGATGCTCAACGTCGAGCGATTGTACAACGCCATCGGGAGCATCGGCGGGATGGGGCGGTCGCTGCTCGAAGCGAAGGTCCACACGGCAAACCGAGAGGCGTTCGGGGGCAAGCTTGCTGAGCAGCCACTGATGCAGCGTGACCTCGTCAACATGGCCGTCGATCACGAGGCAGCGATGGCAGTTACGTTCGAGGCGGCCGCACAGTTCGGCGCCAGGGAACGCGCCCTCAAGCAGGGTGACGAAGACCATGCGGCCCACGCCCTGATGCGGATCTTGATTCCCGTCGCGAAGTACAAGACTGCCCGAATGGCCGTCGACACCGCCACCTACGCGATGGAGATCCGCGGCGGCAACGGCTACGTCGAGGAGTTCGTCAACCCGCGACTCCTTCGGAACGCACAGGTGCTGCCCATCTGGGAGGGTCCTTCGAACATCATGGCGCTGGACGTTCTGCGGGCGATGGTCTCCGAACAGGCCCATGAATCCCTTCTGACTGAACTGGAGACGCGGCTCGACGAGATCGACGAATCCGCTCTCGAAGCCACCGTGGAGACGGCCAGGGACGAACTCGATGGTCTCGAAGATGCGTTCGGTACGATCGCGACCGCGGGGAGGGACACCGCTCAATTCGAGGCAAAAGAACTTGCCGACTACATCTTCGACGTCACTGCCGCAGTCCTCCTTCTGGAACGGGCCGAGTGGAGCCTCGAACGGAACGACGATGCGAGGGAGGCACTCGTTGCGGAGTGGTTCATCCGACGCGAACTCCAAGCACGCGACGCCCGAGGCATCGCGGGTCGGTCCCGTCTCAGTGACCACGAGTTCGACGCGATAATCCGGTTCAATCCCGTTACGCCTGGACAGGTCCGTCCGGTAAGCGCCGACGACTGA
- a CDS encoding transcription initiation factor IIB, whose translation MASRDTYERTFDEDVQQADQNTCPECSGRVTTNAYETICEDCGLVIDDEQIDHGPEWREFADDQTNSRRTGSPNTVARHDRGIGTEIGWNRDSSGRQLSQEKRRQLVRLRREHKRAKADSTADRNQIQGLVDIRRMTAALGLGRSIRDQACQLFRTAQNNDLLRGRSIEAIAAACVYAVCRLNEQPRPFEAIATVSKMSLDRIRHSYGILNRELDLPVPPVGPKQYLPQIASAVDAHTETERRARELLERADDRAVANGQNPMGAAAGALYLASRQTGEYIKQETIATAADVAAVTVRKRYRDLQSVVAT comes from the coding sequence ATGGCTTCGAGAGATACCTACGAGCGAACGTTCGACGAAGACGTACAGCAAGCCGACCAGAACACGTGTCCGGAGTGCAGTGGGCGCGTGACGACCAACGCCTATGAAACCATCTGTGAAGATTGTGGGCTGGTCATCGACGACGAACAGATCGACCACGGACCGGAGTGGCGCGAGTTCGCTGACGACCAGACGAACAGCCGACGGACGGGGTCGCCGAACACAGTCGCGCGGCACGACCGTGGCATCGGCACCGAGATTGGCTGGAATCGAGACAGCAGTGGCCGGCAACTGTCACAGGAGAAGCGACGACAGCTCGTCCGCCTTCGACGGGAGCACAAGCGGGCGAAGGCGGACTCGACGGCCGATCGAAACCAGATCCAGGGATTGGTGGATATCCGGCGGATGACGGCTGCCCTCGGTCTGGGTCGGAGTATCCGTGATCAGGCTTGTCAGCTGTTTCGAACGGCACAGAACAACGACCTGCTCCGCGGGCGGTCGATCGAAGCAATCGCTGCAGCGTGCGTCTACGCGGTGTGTCGGCTCAATGAACAGCCACGGCCCTTCGAGGCGATCGCGACGGTCTCGAAGATGTCTCTCGATCGGATTCGTCACAGCTACGGAATCTTGAACCGGGAGCTGGATCTTCCGGTGCCACCTGTCGGTCCGAAGCAGTATCTCCCGCAGATCGCTTCGGCCGTCGACGCACACACCGAGACGGAACGCCGCGCTCGGGAACTACTCGAGCGGGCTGACGATCGAGCCGTCGCGAACGGCCAGAACCCGATGGGGGCTGCAGCGGGAGCCCTCTATCTTGCCTCACGGCAGACGGGCGAGTACATCAAGCAGGAGACGATCGCCACGGCAGCGGACGTTGCGGCAGTGACCGTCCGAAAGCGGTATCGGGACCTACAGTCTGTCGTAGCGACCTAG
- a CDS encoding matrixin family metalloprotease, with protein MILEILEAIFERCWHNLAWSCFHIESTGGEKMPTNATISLYAFNRRNHTANSEEYGAGYHTIAAETSDDNYESELRVADPEPPELVVSAVELPEIGSHDESLSGDIELHNRGDLTAEQSVTLSVDGDIVASREITLEGGNREDISMYIDEEVFFSGHYRVDIETEDDSVNRDIEIENPNPYGKETLTVCLNQKVPARHDIDQIVQEALSYWENKSEQYAGYPVEYKYRPNTSDPDVEISLVEEIRNCGGNSGDGIAGCAHYVQESAPSTVEISLVDGYRQEWMTTILKHELGHTLGIGHGEEPAHIMSDDIEDRIPDYRARNDAIGQYTGFFDPYGNGQDALSNALDAYGRRDYAASESAAIDSANYFETARSRVIDTRRTANRLDESDAYALAEETAEHIYLLRLTAEETIEMAREAAYRGNPEPHRQAAMDYLEKAERYQLHEPSELMRAFGLPVKE; from the coding sequence ATGATTCTTGAGATCCTCGAGGCGATCTTCGAGCGCTGTTGGCACAATTTAGCATGGTCTTGTTTTCATATTGAAAGTACCGGGGGAGAGAAGATGCCTACGAACGCTACGATTAGTCTCTACGCTTTCAATCGACGAAATCACACTGCGAATAGTGAAGAATACGGCGCAGGCTATCATACGATAGCAGCAGAAACTAGCGACGACAATTACGAATCTGAGCTCAGAGTTGCGGATCCTGAACCTCCCGAACTGGTAGTATCGGCTGTCGAATTACCCGAGATTGGGTCACACGACGAGTCCCTATCAGGAGACATCGAACTCCATAATAGAGGAGATCTAACTGCTGAGCAATCAGTCACGTTATCGGTCGATGGTGACATAGTAGCATCTCGGGAGATCACGCTCGAAGGTGGAAACCGGGAAGATATCTCGATGTATATCGATGAGGAGGTGTTCTTCAGTGGCCATTACCGCGTTGATATCGAAACTGAAGATGACTCAGTTAACCGGGATATCGAGATCGAGAATCCCAATCCCTACGGGAAAGAGACGCTCACTGTCTGTTTGAATCAGAAAGTTCCTGCGCGACACGACATCGATCAGATCGTGCAAGAGGCGCTCAGCTATTGGGAGAACAAATCCGAGCAATATGCCGGCTATCCGGTAGAATACAAATACCGTCCAAACACCTCAGATCCGGATGTAGAGATCTCCCTGGTCGAAGAGATTAGGAACTGCGGAGGGAATTCTGGGGATGGTATCGCGGGTTGTGCTCATTACGTCCAGGAGTCTGCTCCATCAACGGTAGAAATCAGTCTCGTAGATGGTTATCGTCAGGAATGGATGACGACCATTCTGAAACACGAATTAGGTCATACACTCGGTATAGGCCATGGAGAAGAACCGGCCCATATCATGAGTGATGACATTGAAGACCGAATTCCTGATTACCGGGCCCGGAATGACGCGATTGGCCAGTATACAGGGTTCTTCGATCCTTATGGCAATGGCCAAGACGCATTATCGAACGCCCTCGACGCGTATGGCAGGCGGGATTACGCTGCTAGCGAATCTGCAGCTATAGATTCCGCTAATTATTTCGAAACTGCAAGAAGCCGAGTCATCGACACGCGACGCACCGCGAATCGATTGGACGAGTCTGACGCGTATGCCTTAGCAGAGGAGACAGCTGAGCACATCTACCTTCTTCGATTGACTGCTGAAGAGACAATAGAAATGGCCCGAGAAGCTGCCTACAGGGGGAATCCGGAGCCTCACCGGCAGGCTGCTATGGACTATCTTGAAAAAGCAGAACGCTACCAGTTACACGAGCCATCGGAACTTATGCGTGCCTTCGGGCTGCCTGTGAAAGAGTGA